Proteins found in one Gaiellales bacterium genomic segment:
- a CDS encoding AAA family ATPase: protein MTNQSPIKVFITGAANGLAEVREGLADHPDVELVGTAADPVKAGAKLAESAAQVILHGTTATEHVPTPEVEAIRAVTAAPIVLVTSASANTLLSEALQAGIHDVVLLPQLTDGIVFTIKKAHSLAAGRAAGAAGKAAAHAEGKVVTLFSPKGGSGKTALACNLAVLFARKHQRRTLLLDLDLQFGDVAIMMGIEPDKTIYDLVMARRELDSEALAGYVTAHQSGVHVLPAPLRPEDAELVTEERLGHLFAVAKESYDVVIVDTPPFFHGPVLSTLDRTDQLLLVASMDVPAIKNVKLTLQTLDLLHYPKDRRHLLLNQTGSKVGLKKNEVERALDLKVAFELPADKDVPSSVNRGVPVALANPRAGVVKSMGDIADKLIPQRVAADAKKKRRGVR, encoded by the coding sequence ATGACCAACCAGTCCCCGATCAAGGTCTTCATCACCGGCGCCGCCAACGGTCTGGCGGAGGTTCGCGAGGGCCTCGCAGACCACCCCGACGTCGAGCTCGTCGGGACGGCCGCCGACCCGGTCAAGGCGGGCGCGAAGCTGGCGGAGTCCGCCGCGCAGGTGATCCTGCACGGCACCACCGCCACCGAGCACGTCCCGACCCCCGAGGTCGAGGCGATCCGGGCGGTCACCGCCGCCCCGATCGTCCTGGTCACCTCCGCCAGCGCGAACACCCTGCTGTCGGAGGCCCTCCAGGCCGGCATCCACGACGTCGTCCTGCTCCCGCAGCTGACCGACGGGATCGTCTTCACCATCAAGAAGGCGCACTCCCTGGCCGCGGGCCGGGCCGCCGGCGCCGCCGGCAAGGCCGCCGCGCACGCCGAGGGCAAGGTCGTCACCCTGTTCTCGCCCAAGGGCGGCTCGGGCAAGACCGCCCTCGCCTGCAACCTGGCCGTGCTGTTCGCCCGCAAGCACCAGCGGCGGACGCTCCTGCTCGACCTCGACCTGCAGTTCGGCGACGTGGCCATCATGATGGGCATCGAGCCGGACAAGACGATCTACGACCTGGTCATGGCCCGGCGCGAGCTCGACTCCGAGGCTCTGGCGGGCTACGTCACGGCCCACCAGTCGGGCGTGCACGTCCTGCCGGCGCCGCTGCGCCCCGAGGACGCCGAGCTCGTCACCGAGGAGCGCCTCGGCCACCTGTTCGCGGTGGCCAAGGAGAGCTACGACGTCGTCATCGTCGACACGCCGCCGTTCTTCCACGGGCCGGTGCTCTCGACGCTCGACCGCACCGACCAGCTCCTGCTGGTCGCCTCGATGGACGTTCCCGCCATCAAGAACGTCAAGCTCACCCTGCAGACGCTCGACCTGCTGCACTACCCGAAGGACCGCCGTCACCTGCTTCTGAACCAGACCGGCTCCAAGGTCGGCCTGAAGAAGAACGAGGTCGAGCGGGCGCTCGACCTGAAGGTGGCCTTCGAGCTCCCGGCCGACAAGGACGTCCCGTCCTCGGTCAACCGCGGAGTGCCCGTCGCGCTGGCCAACCCGCGCGCGGGCGTGGTCAAGTCGATGGGTGACATCGCCGACAAGCTCATCCCCCAGCGGGTCGCCGCCGACGCCAAGAAGAAGCGTCGGGGAGTGAGGTAA
- a CDS encoding CpaF family protein, whose translation MSLHSRIQVATTDPKEGEAPEEADRTSVVADPFAELKTRVHKEIIPRLGPRLFNADGKAEADLEEKVNEVVTEMLAVEKTPLTRQERQEIIRQITDDILGYGPLEPFLRDDSITEVMVNDHKTVYIERHGKITRTNAQFVDEAHLLRIIDKIISRIGRRIDESSPYVDARLPDGSRVNAIIPPLAVRGSSLTIRKFRRDPFTMADLIKFGTLTHKSGQFLEACVRGKLNILISGGTGSGKTTTLNVLSAAIPTDERIITVEDAAELQLKQEHVITLESRPANIEGKGQVTIRDLVRNTLRMRPDRIIVGECRGPEAVDMLQAMNTGHDGSLTTVHANNPRDALARTETLVLTAGVELPLRAIREQISSAFDLIVQVSRLVDGTRRITHVTEVLRMESDVIALQDIFIAKPVEDGAANQDAGHRLLGPLSCTGLKPHFLDKMASNGVNLPPNFFQDETGERAAAPIFGRAVGQ comes from the coding sequence ATGTCGCTGCACTCTCGCATCCAGGTCGCCACGACCGATCCCAAGGAGGGAGAGGCGCCGGAGGAAGCCGACCGCACGTCGGTCGTCGCGGATCCCTTCGCCGAGCTCAAGACCCGGGTCCACAAGGAGATCATCCCCCGGCTCGGCCCCCGTCTGTTCAACGCGGACGGCAAGGCCGAGGCCGACCTCGAGGAGAAGGTCAACGAGGTCGTGACGGAGATGCTGGCGGTCGAGAAGACCCCGCTGACCCGCCAGGAGCGGCAGGAGATCATCCGCCAGATCACGGACGACATCCTCGGCTACGGGCCGCTGGAGCCGTTCCTCCGCGACGACTCGATCACGGAGGTCATGGTCAACGACCACAAGACCGTCTACATCGAGCGCCACGGCAAGATCACCCGCACGAACGCCCAGTTCGTCGACGAGGCCCACCTGCTGCGGATCATCGACAAGATCATCAGCCGGATCGGCCGCCGCATCGACGAGTCCTCGCCGTACGTGGACGCACGCCTGCCGGACGGCTCGCGCGTGAACGCGATCATCCCGCCGCTGGCGGTGCGCGGCTCCTCGCTCACCATCCGAAAGTTCCGCCGTGACCCCTTCACGATGGCGGACCTGATCAAGTTCGGCACCCTCACGCACAAGTCCGGCCAGTTCCTGGAGGCGTGCGTCCGCGGCAAGCTGAACATCCTGATCTCGGGCGGTACCGGCTCCGGCAAGACCACCACCCTGAACGTGCTGTCGGCGGCCATCCCGACCGACGAGCGCATCATCACGGTGGAGGACGCGGCCGAGCTCCAGCTGAAGCAGGAGCACGTGATCACGCTCGAGTCGCGGCCGGCCAACATCGAGGGCAAGGGCCAGGTCACGATCCGCGACCTCGTCCGCAACACCCTGCGTATGCGGCCCGACCGCATCATCGTCGGCGAGTGCCGCGGCCCCGAGGCCGTGGACATGCTCCAGGCCATGAACACCGGCCACGACGGCTCGCTCACCACGGTTCACGCCAACAACCCGCGTGACGCCCTGGCCCGCACCGAGACGCTGGTGCTGACCGCGGGCGTCGAGCTCCCGCTCCGGGCCATCCGCGAGCAGATCTCGAGCGCGTTCGACCTCATCGTCCAGGTCTCCCGCCTGGTCGACGGCACCCGCCGCATCACGCACGTCACCGAGGTGCTGCGGATGGAGTCGGACGTGATCGCGCTGCAGGACATCTTCATCGCCAAGCCCGTCGAGGACGGCGCGGCGAACCAGGACGCCGGCCACCGGCTGCTCGGTCCCCTGAGCTGCACCGGCCTCAAGCCGCACTTCCTGGACAAGATGGCCTCGAACGGCGTCAACCTGCCGCCGAACTTCTTCCAGGACGAGACGGGCGAGCGCGCAGCGGCGCCCATCTTCGGCCGGGCGGTCGGTCAGTGA